Proteins from a genomic interval of Sander vitreus isolate 19-12246 chromosome 6, sanVit1, whole genome shotgun sequence:
- the LOC144518991 gene encoding peptide YY-like, with protein MVRSSAVMSLSILAVCLLACIHSGINAYPAKPASPREGAPPEELAKYYSALRHYINLITRQRYGKRDTPDTIFSDVLVRESTESIPESNYVRYDGLPLW; from the exons AT GGTCCGCTCCAGTGCTGTGATGTCGCTGAGTATTCTGGCTGTCTGCCTGCTGGCTTGTATTCACTCTGGCATAAACGCATACCCAGCCAAGCCGGCCAGTCCCCGGGAAGGCGCACCACCTGAGGAGCTTGCCAAATATTATTCTGCACTAAGACACTACATCAATCTCATTACAAGACAGAG GTATGGGAAAAGAGACACCCCTGATACTATATTTTCAGATGTGTTGGTGAGGGAGAGCACAGAGAGTATTCCAGAATCAAACTATGTCAg GTATGATGGGCTGCCACTGTGGTGA